One genomic window of Haemophilus haemolyticus includes the following:
- the iscU gene encoding Fe-S cluster assembly scaffold IscU, with product MAYSEKVIDHYENPRNVGSMDKKDSNVGTGMVGAPACGDVMQLQIKVNDNGIIEDAKFKTYGCGSAIASSSLITEWVKGKSLEEAGAIKNSQIADELELPPVKVHCSILAEDAIKAAIADYKSKKGE from the coding sequence ATGGCTTATAGCGAAAAAGTAATCGATCATTATGAAAATCCGCGCAATGTGGGTTCTATGGATAAAAAAGATAGCAATGTTGGTACTGGCATGGTGGGTGCGCCAGCTTGTGGTGATGTAATGCAGTTACAAATTAAAGTAAATGATAACGGCATTATTGAAGATGCAAAATTTAAGACTTATGGTTGTGGTTCTGCTATTGCATCTAGCTCATTAATTACAGAGTGGGTGAAAGGTAAATCTTTAGAAGAAGCAGGTGCTATCAAAAATAGCCAAATTGCAGATGAGTTAGAATTGCCACCAGTGAAAGTACACTGTTCCATTTTAGCGGAAGATGCAATTAAAGCGGCAATTGCTGATTACAAATCCAAAAAAGGCGAATAA
- the iscA gene encoding iron-sulfur cluster assembly protein IscA, with amino-acid sequence MSITLTEKAAQRVKAFLDNRGKGIGLRLGVKTSGCSGLAYVLEFVDVLNEEDQVFEQHGVNIIIDPKSLVYLNGIELDYVKEGLNEGFQYNNPNVKESCGCGESFHV; translated from the coding sequence ATGAGTATTACATTAACAGAAAAAGCCGCTCAACGAGTGAAAGCTTTTTTGGATAATCGTGGCAAAGGCATTGGTTTGCGTTTAGGAGTGAAAACATCAGGCTGTTCTGGATTAGCTTATGTGCTTGAATTTGTTGATGTCTTAAATGAAGAAGATCAAGTTTTTGAACAACACGGTGTGAATATTATTATTGATCCAAAAAGCTTAGTTTATCTCAATGGTATTGAGTTGGATTATGTGAAAGAAGGCTTAAATGAAGGCTTCCAATACAATAATCCAAATGTAAAAGAATCTTGTGGCTGTGGCGAAAGTTTTCATGTTTAA
- the hscB gene encoding Fe-S protein assembly co-chaperone HscB translates to MLNPFQIFDLPVDFQLDEKALNTRYLELQKALHPDNFISSSALEQRVAMQKSTEVNDALKTLKDPILRAEAIIALNTGEQMDLEQKSTQDVAFLMQQLQWREQLEELEDQKDEEALNVFAKEIKQETQSLLTALSESLTSQQWTKASQQCDKLRFSRKLSEEIERVEERLFEL, encoded by the coding sequence ATGTTAAATCCTTTTCAAATTTTTGATTTACCCGTTGATTTTCAGTTAGATGAGAAGGCGCTAAATACACGTTATTTAGAATTACAAAAGGCTTTACATCCAGATAATTTTATCTCAAGCAGTGCGTTAGAACAACGCGTTGCGATGCAAAAATCCACCGAAGTGAATGATGCCTTAAAAACGTTAAAAGACCCAATTTTGCGAGCGGAAGCTATCATTGCGCTTAATACGGGTGAACAGATGGATCTTGAACAAAAAAGTACGCAAGATGTGGCGTTTTTAATGCAACAGTTACAGTGGCGAGAACAACTAGAAGAACTTGAAGATCAGAAAGATGAAGAAGCATTAAACGTTTTTGCAAAAGAAATTAAACAAGAAACTCAGTCATTATTAACCGCACTTTCGGAGAGTCTGACATCCCAACAATGGACGAAAGCATCTCAACAGTGTGATAAATTACGTTTTAGTCGTAAGCTTTCTGAAGAAATTGAACGTGTAGAAGAACGCCTTTTTGAACTGTAA
- a CDS encoding DUF2625 domain-containing protein: MQNLEQLISPENSAWPILSQWIESARNHCYVIKKDQSSAERELFTMQMPTSSPMGAVIYETGGILIHYGWLRILGSGSFKLPRGLMDWNFSKSFSESGEKPKYLLVADDVIGGYFALNGGSLGDNLGKIYYFSPKDVTWHNLNFTYTEFLAWTLNGDLEAFYQGLFWQNWQDDVKQLDGNQIFIFSPDLSEERKIAIDERQKHEVNIETHYQSSFAEKNKFDLAYSVA, encoded by the coding sequence ATGCAAAATCTTGAACAACTAATATCTCCAGAAAATTCTGCTTGGCCTATACTTTCCCAATGGATTGAAAGTGCACGTAATCATTGTTATGTCATTAAAAAAGATCAATCAAGTGCAGAACGTGAACTTTTTACCATGCAAATGCCAACATCATCACCAATGGGGGCGGTGATTTATGAAACAGGTGGAATTTTAATTCATTATGGTTGGTTGCGTATTTTAGGTTCAGGAAGTTTTAAATTACCGCGCGGATTGATGGATTGGAATTTTAGTAAGTCTTTTAGTGAGTCTGGCGAAAAACCAAAATATTTATTGGTTGCAGATGATGTGATAGGCGGTTACTTTGCATTAAATGGTGGTTCGTTAGGCGATAACCTTGGCAAAATTTATTATTTTTCACCAAAAGATGTCACTTGGCATAATTTAAATTTTACTTATACAGAATTTTTAGCTTGGACATTGAATGGTGATTTAGAGGCTTTTTATCAAGGTCTATTTTGGCAAAATTGGCAAGATGATGTGAAACAATTGGATGGTAATCAAATTTTTATATTCTCGCCTGACTTAAGCGAAGAGAGAAAAATAGCGATTGATGAACGTCAAAAACACGAAGTCAATATTGAAACCCATTACCAATCAAGCTTTGCAGAAAAAAATAAATTTGATTTGGCGTATTCCGTCGCATAA
- the hscA gene encoding Fe-S protein assembly chaperone HscA, which produces MALLQIAEPGQAAAPHQHRLAVGIDLGTTNSLVASVRSGQSVILNDEQERSLVPSVVHYGVAEKKVGLEAFEQASLDPKNTVISVKRLIGRSLVDVKSRYSSLPYEFVASENGLPLIVTAQGPKSPIEVSSDILSRLNHIAEQRLGGELSGVVITVPAYFDDAQRQSTKDAARLAGLNVLRLLNEPTAAAVAYGLDSGQEGIIAVYDLGGGTFDISILRLSKGVFEVLATGGDTALGGDDFDHLIADWVVEQTQVKPQTPNQQRELITLASQAKIALTTKKSTVISWQNFSVEISREQFNKLIHSLVKRSLLTCRRALKDANVESEEVQAVVMVGGSTRVPYVREQVGEFFGKTPLTSIDPDKVVALGAAIQADILVGNKTDSDMLLLDVVPLSLGIETMGGLVEKIIPRNTTIPVARAQEFTTFKDGQTAMTVHVVQGERELVDDCRSLGRFTLRGIPAMAAGAAHIRVTYQVDADGLLSVTAMEKSTKVQASIQIKPSYGLTDEEVTAMIKSSFDNAQEDLQARELAEQRVEADRVIESVIVALQVDGAELLSTEEFYHIESVLKQLMDVKQGSDRDAIAQGIKALDTATQEFAARRMNASINKALTGKNLSDIEKP; this is translated from the coding sequence ATGGCATTATTACAAATTGCAGAACCAGGACAAGCTGCGGCACCGCATCAACATCGTTTAGCCGTTGGGATTGATTTGGGAACAACCAATTCTTTGGTTGCATCCGTGCGCAGTGGACAATCCGTGATTCTTAATGATGAACAAGAGCGTAGTCTTGTGCCATCGGTCGTTCATTATGGCGTTGCAGAGAAGAAAGTTGGTTTGGAAGCCTTTGAACAAGCCTCACTTGATCCCAAAAATACGGTGATTTCAGTAAAACGCTTAATTGGTCGTAGCCTTGTTGATGTTAAGTCTCGTTATTCTAGTTTGCCTTATGAATTTGTGGCGAGTGAAAATGGATTACCTTTAATTGTTACGGCACAGGGCCCAAAAAGTCCAATTGAAGTGTCTTCAGATATTTTATCGCGCTTAAATCACATTGCAGAACAACGCCTTGGTGGTGAGCTTTCTGGGGTTGTGATTACGGTTCCTGCTTATTTCGATGATGCTCAACGTCAAAGTACTAAGGATGCTGCGCGTTTAGCGGGGCTAAATGTATTACGTTTATTGAATGAACCCACTGCAGCCGCAGTCGCTTATGGATTGGATAGTGGGCAGGAAGGAATTATTGCGGTGTATGATTTAGGTGGCGGTACATTTGATATTTCAATTTTACGTTTATCAAAAGGCGTATTTGAAGTTCTAGCAACAGGTGGTGATACTGCGCTAGGTGGTGATGATTTTGACCATTTAATAGCAGATTGGGTAGTTGAACAAACCCAAGTAAAACCACAAACCCCAAATCAACAGCGCGAACTGATAACCCTTGCTAGCCAAGCCAAAATTGCTTTAACTACTAAGAAAAGTACGGTGATTTCTTGGCAGAATTTTTCAGTAGAAATTTCACGAGAACAATTTAATAAGTTGATTCATTCACTTGTAAAACGTTCATTGCTAACTTGTCGCCGAGCTTTGAAAGATGCGAACGTTGAATCTGAAGAAGTGCAAGCGGTGGTGATGGTTGGTGGTTCAACTCGAGTGCCATATGTACGAGAACAAGTTGGTGAGTTTTTTGGTAAAACACCACTCACTTCCATTGATCCAGATAAAGTTGTAGCACTTGGTGCCGCAATTCAAGCAGATATTTTAGTCGGTAATAAAACTGACTCAGATATGTTGTTGCTTGATGTTGTACCGCTTTCTTTAGGAATTGAGACGATGGGTGGATTAGTGGAAAAAATTATTCCACGTAACACAACAATTCCTGTGGCTCGTGCACAAGAGTTTACTACTTTCAAAGATGGCCAAACAGCAATGACCGTTCATGTCGTACAAGGTGAACGTGAGCTGGTAGATGATTGTCGTTCTTTAGGTCGTTTTACTCTACGAGGTATTCCGGCAATGGCTGCGGGTGCCGCTCATATTCGAGTGACTTATCAAGTCGATGCAGATGGTTTATTAAGTGTGACTGCAATGGAAAAATCGACGAAAGTGCAGGCATCAATCCAAATTAAACCTTCTTATGGTTTAACAGATGAAGAAGTGACCGCAATGATTAAATCTTCTTTTGATAATGCGCAAGAGGATTTGCAAGCTCGTGAATTAGCAGAGCAACGAGTAGAAGCGGATCGTGTAATTGAAAGCGTGATTGTTGCGTTACAAGTAGATGGGGCTGAATTGCTGAGCACAGAAGAGTTTTATCATATTGAAAGTGTGTTAAAACAATTAATGGATGTAAAACAAGGTTCAGATCGTGATGCAATCGCGCAAGGAATTAAAGCCTTGGATACTGCTACCCAAGAATTTGCAGCACGGCGAATGAATGCATCGATTAATAAAGCTTTGACAGGCAAAAATTTGTCAGATATTGAAAAACCGTAA
- the fdx gene encoding ISC system 2Fe-2S type ferredoxin — protein sequence MPKVIFLPNEEFCPEGMVVDAAAGDNLLEVAHNAGVEIHHACDGSCACTTCHVIIREGFDSLNETSDQEEDMLDKAWGLEMDSRLSCQCVVGDEDLVVEIPKYNINHANEAAH from the coding sequence ATGCCAAAAGTGATTTTTTTACCTAATGAAGAATTTTGTCCCGAAGGTATGGTCGTTGATGCAGCGGCAGGTGATAACTTACTAGAAGTTGCACACAATGCAGGGGTGGAAATCCATCATGCTTGTGATGGCTCCTGTGCTTGTACAACCTGCCATGTGATTATCCGTGAAGGGTTTGACTCTCTAAATGAAACGAGTGATCAAGAAGAAGATATGCTGGATAAAGCTTGGGGATTAGAAATGGATAGTCGTTTATCTTGCCAATGTGTAGTGGGAGACGAAGATCTTGTAGTAGAAATTCCAAAATACAACATTAACCATGCCAATGAGGCCGCTCACTAA
- the iscX gene encoding Fe-S cluster assembly protein IscX encodes MKWTDAQLIAEELYDRNPDLDPKTVRFTDLHKWICELEDFDDDPNKSNEAILEAILLKWLDEFE; translated from the coding sequence ATGAAATGGACTGATGCACAATTAATTGCAGAAGAACTTTACGATCGTAATCCAGATTTAGATCCAAAAACCGTTCGTTTTACTGATTTACATAAATGGATTTGCGAACTTGAAGATTTTGATGACGATCCTAATAAGTCAAACGAAGCAATTCTTGAAGCGATTTTATTGAAATGGTTGGATGAATTTGAATAA
- a CDS encoding YfgM family protein, translating to MAYSIEEEQEINQLKDWWKENGKTIIVAFILGVGGMFGWRYWQAHQAEQIAQASAQYDALIYSAQQDEQAKKVNIEQFVQANSKTAYAVFALLDEAKKATEKQDFAAAEANLNQALTQSQDEVLTSIVALRLSSVQFQLGQLDNALTTLNQVKGESFNARKAILTGDIQVAKGDKVSAKNSFEQAQQSGSQLEQQMAKMKLNNL from the coding sequence ATGGCTTATTCCATTGAAGAAGAACAAGAGATTAACCAGTTGAAAGACTGGTGGAAAGAGAATGGCAAAACAATTATTGTCGCTTTTATCTTAGGTGTGGGTGGTATGTTTGGATGGCGTTATTGGCAAGCGCATCAAGCAGAGCAAATCGCTCAAGCTTCTGCTCAGTATGATGCGTTAATCTATTCTGCACAACAAGATGAACAAGCTAAAAAAGTAAATATAGAACAATTTGTGCAAGCTAACAGCAAAACGGCATACGCTGTCTTTGCTTTGTTAGATGAAGCGAAGAAAGCGACTGAAAAACAAGATTTTGCAGCTGCAGAAGCAAACTTAAATCAAGCATTAACTCAATCTCAAGATGAAGTATTAACATCTATTGTTGCATTACGTCTAAGTTCGGTGCAATTCCAATTGGGTCAATTAGACAATGCTTTAACCACCTTAAACCAAGTGAAGGGTGAAAGTTTTAATGCTCGTAAAGCGATTTTAACTGGCGATATCCAAGTCGCGAAAGGAGATAAAGTTTCGGCTAAAAACAGCTTTGAGCAAGCACAACAAAGTGGTAGCCAATTAGAACAACAAATGGCCAAAATGAAATTAAACAATCTTTAA
- the hisS gene encoding histidine--tRNA ligase, translating to MAKTIQAIRGMNDCSPTESPLWQWIEAQVRQVLNNYGYSEVRMPVVESTPLFARAIGEVTDVVSKEMYTFWDNDEQLTLRPEGTAGCVRAAIEHGWIYNNEQRLWYMGPMFRHERPQKGRYRQFHQAGVEVFGIANPEIDAELIMLTYRLWKALGIDQHVTLQLNSIGSLEARANYRSALVGFLENYQDLMSDEEKDRLVKNPLRILDTKNPELQKVLDNAPKLLDYLDDESREHFEQLCSLLDAVGIQYEINPKLVRGLDYYNKTVFEWVTSALGAQGTVCGGGRYDGLVEQLGGHATPSIGFAMGLERLVLLVQEVNPNVPVKSAVDIYVVYQGEGTTLAAFELAEKVRSELPHLNTMLHCSGGNFKKQFKRADKSGATLALVIGESEVQNKQVVVKHLQGGTDQQTLDLVNVIDYIQTQF from the coding sequence GTGGCTAAAACTATTCAAGCAATCCGCGGAATGAACGATTGCTCCCCTACTGAATCCCCATTATGGCAATGGATTGAAGCACAAGTACGCCAGGTATTAAACAATTACGGTTATTCCGAAGTGCGTATGCCAGTTGTAGAAAGCACGCCATTATTTGCGCGTGCAATCGGTGAGGTAACCGATGTTGTTTCAAAAGAAATGTACACATTTTGGGATAACGATGAACAATTAACCTTACGCCCTGAAGGCACTGCAGGGTGCGTGCGTGCCGCCATTGAACACGGTTGGATCTATAATAATGAACAACGCTTGTGGTATATGGGACCAATGTTCCGTCATGAACGTCCACAAAAAGGTCGTTACCGTCAATTCCATCAAGCAGGTGTTGAGGTATTCGGTATTGCGAATCCAGAAATCGATGCCGAATTAATCATGCTTACCTATCGTTTATGGAAAGCGTTAGGTATCGATCAACATGTGACACTTCAACTCAACTCAATTGGCTCTTTAGAAGCACGAGCAAATTATCGTTCAGCTTTGGTTGGATTCTTAGAAAACTATCAAGATTTAATGAGCGATGAAGAAAAAGATCGCTTGGTAAAAAATCCGCTTCGTATTTTGGACACCAAAAATCCAGAACTACAAAAAGTCTTAGATAATGCACCAAAATTGCTTGATTATCTAGATGATGAAAGCCGTGAGCATTTTGAACAATTATGTTCATTATTAGATGCAGTGGGTATTCAATATGAAATTAATCCTAAACTCGTGCGTGGCTTAGATTATTACAACAAAACTGTATTTGAATGGGTAACATCCGCTCTTGGTGCACAAGGTACAGTGTGTGGCGGCGGTCGTTATGACGGTTTAGTAGAACAACTTGGCGGACACGCAACACCAAGCATCGGATTTGCGATGGGATTAGAACGTTTAGTATTGTTAGTACAAGAAGTGAATCCAAATGTTCCGGTTAAAAGTGCGGTAGATATTTATGTTGTTTATCAAGGTGAAGGCACAACATTAGCCGCTTTTGAATTAGCAGAAAAAGTACGCTCAGAATTACCGCACTTAAATACTATGTTGCACTGCTCTGGTGGTAATTTCAAAAAACAATTTAAACGTGCAGATAAATCTGGTGCAACATTGGCATTAGTTATCGGCGAAAGCGAAGTACAAAATAAACAAGTCGTTGTTAAACACTTGCAAGGTGGCACAGATCAGCAAACCTTAGATTTAGTGAATGTAATCGACTATATTCAAACTCAATTTTAA
- the ispG gene encoding flavodoxin-dependent (E)-4-hydroxy-3-methylbut-2-enyl-diphosphate synthase, with product MSAFQPSIKRRESTKIYVGNVPVGGDAPIAVQSMTNTRTTDVEATVAQIKSLERVGADIVRVSVPTMDAAEAFKQIKQQVNVPLVADIHFDYRIALKVAEYGVDCLRINPGNIGREDRIRAVVDCARDKNIPIRIGVNAGSLEKDLQEKYGEPTPEALLESALRHVEILDRLNFDQFKVSVKASDVFLAVEAYRLLAKSIKQPLHLGITEAGGARAGAVKSAIGLGMLLAEGIGDTLRVSLAADPVEEIKVGFDILKSLRIRSRGINFIACPTCSRQEFDVIGTVNALEQRLEDIITPMDVSIIGCVVNGPGEALVSDLGVTGGNKKSGYYLNGERQKERFDNEDIVNQLEAKIRAKVAQQDPKNRII from the coding sequence ATGTCAGCTTTTCAACCAAGCATTAAGCGTCGTGAATCGACAAAAATTTATGTAGGAAATGTACCTGTTGGTGGTGATGCGCCAATTGCCGTGCAGTCAATGACAAATACTCGTACTACTGATGTGGAAGCGACTGTTGCTCAAATTAAATCATTAGAACGTGTTGGCGCAGATATCGTTCGTGTATCTGTTCCAACAATGGATGCTGCAGAAGCATTTAAACAAATTAAACAGCAAGTGAACGTCCCTCTCGTAGCAGATATTCATTTCGACTATCGTATCGCGCTAAAAGTCGCAGAATATGGGGTAGATTGTTTACGTATCAATCCAGGCAATATTGGTCGTGAAGATCGCATCCGTGCCGTTGTTGATTGTGCTCGTGACAAAAATATTCCGATTCGTATCGGCGTAAATGCAGGCTCTTTAGAAAAAGATCTGCAAGAAAAATACGGCGAGCCAACACCAGAAGCATTATTAGAATCAGCATTACGTCATGTTGAAATTCTAGATCGTCTTAACTTCGATCAATTTAAAGTGAGTGTAAAAGCCTCCGATGTCTTCTTAGCGGTAGAAGCTTATCGTTTACTTGCTAAATCTATCAAGCAGCCATTACATTTAGGTATTACTGAGGCGGGTGGCGCACGTGCAGGTGCGGTTAAATCTGCAATAGGTTTGGGTATGTTACTTGCCGAAGGTATTGGTGACACATTACGTGTATCATTGGCCGCGGATCCCGTAGAGGAAATTAAAGTAGGTTTTGATATTCTTAAATCTTTACGAATTCGCTCTCGTGGCATTAATTTTATTGCGTGCCCAACGTGCTCTCGCCAAGAGTTTGATGTAATCGGTACAGTAAATGCGTTAGAACAACGCCTTGAAGATATTATTACACCGATGGATGTATCAATCATTGGTTGCGTAGTGAATGGTCCAGGTGAAGCACTCGTATCTGATCTCGGGGTAACTGGTGGTAACAAAAAAAGCGGTTATTATCTTAATGGCGAACGCCAAAAAGAACGCTTCGATAACGAAGATATTGTTAACCAATTAGAAGCAAAAATTCGTGCAAAAGTCGCACAACAAGATCCAAAAAACAGAATTATTTAA
- a CDS encoding RodZ domain-containing protein, protein MNPTTEQELSPGEIFRQARENLNLSLEGVAKEISLRPSILQQLENNEFIQKSTPAIFVKGYVRSYAKFLRLPDSVWENITFAENDKNDLSKNARSTREVNQYSSHSHWVGRLSIIVLILVLGMTGLWWWQSYQQNNQERDDLVQSYVASTENNQPATALVTTEESNKTAPETTTVSQPVEITNNVLPEITQENTIPQTKNDEKSVSDTQSAVENPSISPAAPTVKGDLIVEILNNTSWLSVKDKNRRVLAQKEYKKGEVLTFNGDEFSLIVGAPSNVHITYKGENYPLKVDGRIAKFKLSQP, encoded by the coding sequence ATGAATCCAACCACTGAGCAAGAACTTTCACCAGGTGAGATTTTTCGCCAAGCACGTGAAAACTTAAATCTTTCTCTCGAAGGCGTCGCCAAAGAAATTTCGCTGCGTCCCTCCATATTACAACAACTTGAAAACAACGAATTTATTCAAAAATCTACCCCTGCAATCTTTGTAAAAGGTTACGTGCGTAGTTATGCCAAATTCTTACGCTTACCTGATTCTGTATGGGAAAATATTACATTTGCAGAAAATGATAAAAACGATCTAAGTAAAAATGCTCGTTCAACGCGTGAAGTAAATCAATATTCATCGCACTCTCATTGGGTCGGACGTTTATCTATCATTGTACTTATTTTAGTCCTTGGCATGACTGGACTTTGGTGGTGGCAAAGTTATCAGCAAAATAACCAAGAACGTGATGACTTAGTACAAAGCTATGTTGCCTCTACTGAAAATAATCAGCCAGCCACAGCTCTTGTAACGACAGAAGAAAGTAATAAAACTGCACCAGAAACAACAACAGTCTCACAACCAGTAGAAATAACAAATAATGTGTTACCAGAAATAACACAAGAAAATACCATTCCACAAACAAAAAACGATGAAAAATCAGTTTCAGACACTCAAAGTGCGGTAGAAAATCCATCAATTTCTCCAGCGGCACCTACTGTGAAAGGAGACTTGATTGTAGAAATCTTAAATAATACGAGCTGGCTCAGCGTAAAAGATAAAAATCGCCGAGTATTAGCACAAAAAGAGTACAAAAAAGGGGAAGTCTTAACTTTTAATGGCGATGAGTTTTCATTAATTGTTGGCGCACCAAGTAATGTGCATATCACCTATAAAGGTGAAAATTATCCATTAAAAGTGGATGGTCGCATTGCAAAATTCAAACTTTCACAACCTTAA
- the pilW gene encoding type IV pilus biogenesis/stability protein PilW, whose translation MQTISKQLSAVIFPFIFSACVSQSTIQDFNQQSAAKARVELALGYLQQNNPQLAKINLDKALQHDKNYYLVHSALAHYYQQQGEIDNAHREYETALKLNNQQGDLHNNFGTFLCRQKQFEQAQQQFQLALNSPNYYHQADTFENMALCAYSAQKMDIYQQALQKLLQTDSKRAEKFNTFK comes from the coding sequence ATGCAAACAATAAGTAAACAACTAAGTGCGGTTATTTTCCCTTTCATTTTTTCTGCTTGCGTTTCCCAATCAACCATTCAAGATTTCAATCAACAATCAGCAGCTAAAGCTCGCGTAGAACTTGCACTAGGCTACCTTCAACAAAATAATCCTCAACTCGCTAAAATTAACTTAGATAAAGCACTTCAACACGATAAAAATTACTATCTCGTGCATTCAGCGCTTGCGCATTATTATCAACAACAAGGGGAAATAGATAATGCACATCGTGAATATGAAACAGCGTTAAAACTCAATAATCAACAGGGAGACTTACATAATAACTTTGGTACATTTTTATGTCGCCAAAAGCAATTTGAACAAGCTCAGCAGCAATTTCAACTCGCACTGAATTCACCTAATTATTATCATCAAGCAGATACATTTGAAAATATGGCTCTTTGTGCTTATTCCGCTCAAAAAATGGATATTTACCAACAAGCATTACAAAAATTGCTACAAACTGATAGTAAACGAGCGGAAAAATTTAATACCTTCAAATAA
- a CDS encoding bifunctional tRNA (adenosine(37)-C2)-methyltransferase TrmG/ribosomal RNA large subunit methyltransferase RlmN codes for MSELLSVQSDAPAKKINLMDLTRQQMREFFKELGEKPFRADQLVKWIYHFGEDNFDNMTNINKKLREKLKAVAEIKAPEVAVEQRSADGTIKWAMQVGEQQVETVYIPEADRATLCVSSQVGCALACTFCSTAQQGFNRNLTVSEIIGQVWRASKIIGNFGVTGIRPITNVVMMGMGEPLLNVANVVPAMEIMLDDFAYGLSKRRVTLSTSGVVPALDNLSKMIDVALAISLHAPNDELRDEIVPINKKYNIKMLIDSVNRYLSVSNANHGKVTIEYVMLDHVNDGVEHAHQLAEVLKNTPCKINLIPWNPFPEAPYAKSSNTRIDRFQKTLMEYGFTVIIRKTRGDDIDAACGQLAGDVIDRTKRTAMKRQFGQNIGVTEVN; via the coding sequence ATGTCAGAATTATTGTCTGTGCAATCAGATGCACCAGCTAAAAAAATTAATCTAATGGATTTAACGCGCCAACAAATGCGCGAATTTTTTAAAGAACTCGGCGAAAAACCATTCCGAGCAGATCAGTTAGTAAAATGGATTTATCATTTTGGCGAAGATAATTTCGACAATATGACAAACATTAATAAAAAATTACGTGAAAAACTCAAGGCGGTTGCAGAAATTAAAGCCCCAGAAGTTGCCGTTGAACAGCGTTCAGCCGATGGCACGATAAAATGGGCAATGCAAGTGGGTGAACAACAAGTTGAAACTGTGTATATTCCCGAAGCAGATCGCGCTACGCTTTGTGTATCTTCCCAAGTTGGCTGTGCCTTAGCTTGCACATTCTGTTCAACCGCACAACAAGGATTTAATCGCAATTTAACGGTTTCAGAAATTATCGGCCAAGTTTGGAGAGCCTCTAAAATTATTGGCAACTTTGGAGTAACTGGCATTAGACCAATTACCAATGTGGTAATGATGGGAATGGGCGAACCCTTGTTAAATGTCGCTAACGTTGTTCCCGCAATGGAAATTATGTTAGATGATTTTGCCTATGGTTTATCAAAACGTCGTGTCACTTTATCAACTTCTGGCGTTGTACCAGCACTAGATAATTTGAGCAAAATGATCGATGTGGCTTTGGCTATTTCATTACATGCCCCAAATGATGAATTGCGTGATGAAATTGTGCCAATCAACAAAAAATATAATATCAAAATGTTGATCGACTCGGTAAATCGTTATTTAAGCGTATCAAATGCAAACCATGGCAAAGTTACGATTGAATATGTCATGCTCGATCATGTAAATGATGGCGTAGAACATGCTCATCAACTTGCAGAAGTATTAAAAAATACGCCTTGTAAAATTAATTTAATTCCGTGGAATCCGTTCCCAGAAGCACCTTATGCAAAAAGCTCGAATACACGTATTGACCGATTCCAAAAAACCTTGATGGAATATGGCTTTACCGTGATTATCCGTAAAACTCGAGGAGATGACATTGATGCAGCTTGCGGACAGCTAGCCGGAGATGTTATCGATCGTACTAAACGTACGGCTATGAAACGCCAATTTGGACAAAATATTGGGGTGACAGAAGTTAATTAA